One stretch of Meiothermus sp. QL-1 DNA includes these proteins:
- a CDS encoding cytochrome-c peroxidase, whose amino-acid sequence MRRGWALVLLGLGLLALERPAVTPAVLHLPPDPRTLAGPRAVPIPPDNPQTPAKVELGRRLFYDPRLSKDGRVACASCHRPEFAFSDGGNPVSTGVFGRKGSRNAPTLTNVAFRQRLFWEGRSPRLELQAVGPLTAHHEMGMEPEELAARLSAIPEYARAFQEVFGEPPSLRTVAFAIAAFERTLLSFNSPFDRYQAGDDQALSEAALRGMELFFSERGDCFHCHVGPDFTDDEPRNNGLYTVYKDIGLAQATGRDEDVGKFKTPTLRNVALTAPYMHDGSKKTLREVVEHYNRGGEPNLNADPLIRPLGLSEAEIDDLVAFLESLTDTSFTTNPALLPP is encoded by the coding sequence ATGCGGCGGGGATGGGCGCTGGTGCTTCTGGGCCTCGGCCTTCTGGCCCTGGAGCGCCCCGCGGTAACCCCGGCAGTCCTGCACCTTCCCCCCGACCCCCGGACCCTGGCCGGGCCCCGGGCGGTGCCCATCCCGCCCGACAACCCCCAGACCCCGGCCAAGGTGGAGCTGGGCCGGCGGCTTTTCTACGACCCCAGGCTTTCCAAGGATGGTCGGGTGGCCTGCGCGAGCTGCCACAGGCCCGAGTTCGCCTTCAGCGACGGAGGCAACCCGGTGAGCACCGGGGTGTTTGGCCGCAAGGGGAGCCGCAATGCCCCTACCCTGACCAACGTGGCCTTTCGGCAGCGCCTTTTTTGGGAGGGGCGCTCGCCCCGGCTCGAGCTCCAGGCGGTAGGCCCCCTCACCGCCCACCACGAGATGGGCATGGAGCCCGAGGAGCTCGCCGCGCGGCTCTCGGCCATTCCCGAGTACGCCCGGGCCTTCCAGGAGGTCTTCGGCGAGCCTCCCTCGCTCAGGACGGTGGCCTTTGCCATCGCCGCCTTCGAGCGCACCCTGCTCTCCTTCAATAGCCCCTTCGACCGCTACCAGGCTGGCGACGACCAGGCCCTTTCCGAGGCGGCCCTGCGCGGGATGGAATTGTTCTTCAGCGAGCGGGGGGACTGCTTCCACTGCCATGTGGGCCCCGACTTCACCGACGACGAGCCCCGCAACAACGGGCTTTATACCGTTTACAAGGACATCGGGCTGGCCCAGGCCACCGGACGTGATGAGGACGTGGGCAAGTTCAAGACCCCCACCCTGCGCAACGTGGCCCTGACCGCTCCCTACATGCACGACGGCTCCAAGAAGACCCTGCGCGAGGTGGTGGAGCACTACAACCGGGGGGGCGAGCCCAACCTGAACGCCGACCCCCTGATTCGCCCGCTGGGCCTGAGCGAGGCGGAGATAGACGACCTGGTGGCCTTCCTCGAGTCCCTTACCGACACCAGCTTCACCACCAACCCGGCTTTGCTGCCCCCCTAG